The genome window ACGATACATGTAATTTTGATCATTGTATAATTAGACAGATTCCATATACTTAAAGCTTCATTTCTTTTAATGCTGAAATATGAGTTCAAACATGAATCAATCAGGAATCTGGTGCTACAGGAATCAACCGCTGCTAAACGGGCACGAATCAAGCTGCATGAAAACACAAAGAAATTGGGGGTATCTTTTACCTTGACAAAAAACGAAAAAACAGTTAGAATTTCGTTATCCTATGCCATTGTAAACAAGAAAATTTGGGGGCGAAAATCCAGAACTTATTTGTTTACATATCTTCTAACTTGGCAGGGTATCAACCTTCGTGCCACAGAGATGCAAGATACagcaaaatcattttcatcattGGCAAAACAAGTG of Glycine soja cultivar W05 chromosome 1, ASM419377v2, whole genome shotgun sequence contains these proteins:
- the LOC114419202 gene encoding uncharacterized protein LOC114419202 isoform X2, translating into MKGNNQKTSDKERQQDEKDGALDQIKKKYGFSSSSYESTAAKRARIKLHENTKKLGGINLRATEMQDTAKSFSSLAKQVLQRS